In one Macaca nemestrina isolate mMacNem1 chromosome 2, mMacNem.hap1, whole genome shotgun sequence genomic region, the following are encoded:
- the LOC105463673 gene encoding profilin-2 isoform X2 has protein sequence MAGWQSYVDNLMCDGCCQEAAIVGYCDAKYVWAATAGGVFQSITPIEIDMIVGKDREGFFTNGLTLGAKKCSVIRDSLYVDGDCTMDIRTKSQGGEPTYNVAVGRAGRALVIVMGKEGVHGGTLNKKAYELALYLRRSDV, from the exons ATGGCCGGTTGGCAGAGCTACGTGGATAACCTGATGTGCGATGGCTGCTGCCAGGAGGCCGCCATTGTCGGCTACTGCGACGCCAAATACGTCTGGGCAGCCACGGCCGGGGGCGTCTTTCAGAGCATTACG CCAATAGAAATAGATATGATTGTAGGAAAAGACCGGGAAGGTTTCTTTACCAACGGTTTGACTCTTGGCGCGAAGAAATGCTCAGTGATCAGAGATAGTCTATACGTCGATGGTGACTGCACAATGGACATCCGGACAAAGAGTCAAGGTGGGGAGCCAACATACAATGTTGCTGTCGGCAGAGCTGGTAGAG CATTGGTTATAGTCATGGGAAAGGAAGGTGTCCACGGAGGCACACTTAACAAGAAAGCATATGAACTCGCTTTATACCTGAGGAGGTCTGATGTGTAA
- the LOC105463673 gene encoding profilin-2 isoform X1, protein MAGWQSYVDNLMCDGCCQEAAIVGYCDAKYVWAATAGGVFQSITPIEIDMIVGKDREGFFTNGLTLGAKKCSVIRDSLYVDGDCTMDIRTKSQGGEPTYNVAVGRAGRVLVFVMGKEGVHGGGLNKKAYSMAKYLRDSGF, encoded by the exons ATGGCCGGTTGGCAGAGCTACGTGGATAACCTGATGTGCGATGGCTGCTGCCAGGAGGCCGCCATTGTCGGCTACTGCGACGCCAAATACGTCTGGGCAGCCACGGCCGGGGGCGTCTTTCAGAGCATTACG CCAATAGAAATAGATATGATTGTAGGAAAAGACCGGGAAGGTTTCTTTACCAACGGTTTGACTCTTGGCGCGAAGAAATGCTCAGTGATCAGAGATAGTCTATACGTCGATGGTGACTGCACAATGGACATCCGGACAAAGAGTCAAGGTGGGGAGCCAACATACAATGTTGCTGTCGGCAGAGCTGGTAGAG tcTTGGTCTTTGTAATGGGAAAAGAAGGGGTCCATGGAGGCGGATTGAATAAGAAGGCATACTCAATGGCAAAATACTTGAGAGACTCTGGGTTCTAG
- the LOC105463673 gene encoding profilin-2 isoform X3: MAGWQSYVDNLMCDGCCQEAAIVGYCDAKYVWAATAGGVFQSITPIEIDMIVGKDREGFFTNGLTLGAKKCSVIRDSLYVDGDCTMDIRTKSQGGEPTYNVAVGRAGRALTLKMTGQDPKVQFVIMDQTGGH; encoded by the exons ATGGCCGGTTGGCAGAGCTACGTGGATAACCTGATGTGCGATGGCTGCTGCCAGGAGGCCGCCATTGTCGGCTACTGCGACGCCAAATACGTCTGGGCAGCCACGGCCGGGGGCGTCTTTCAGAGCATTACG CCAATAGAAATAGATATGATTGTAGGAAAAGACCGGGAAGGTTTCTTTACCAACGGTTTGACTCTTGGCGCGAAGAAATGCTCAGTGATCAGAGATAGTCTATACGTCGATGGTGACTGCACAATGGACATCCGGACAAAGAGTCAAGGTGGGGAGCCAACATACAATGTTGCTGTCGGCAGAGCTGGTAGAG CACTTACTTTGAAGATGACAGGTCAAGATCCCAAGGTACAGTTTGTGATCATGGACCAAACTGGAG gcCACTAG